The genomic DNA GATGCCGCAGCTGACGAGCACGATCGAGCCCGCCGGCCAGCGCGCCGAACGCAACGCGGCCGTCAACCGCGAACTCGCCGCCGACCTGCGCGCACGACTGGCACGGGCCGCACAGGGCGGCTCCGAGGCATCCAGAGCCCGCCACCTCGAGCGAGGCAAACTGCTGCCGCGCGACCGGGTCGAGCTGCTGCTCGACCAGGGCACCCCGTTCCTCGAGCTCGCGCCCCTCGCCGGCGACGGCCTGAGCGACGACGACACCGCCGGCGCCGGCCTCATCACCGGCATCGGGCTCGTGCACGGCCGGCACGTCATGGTGGTCGCCAACGACGCCACCGTGAAGGGCGGCACCTACTTCCCGATCACGGTGAAGAAGCACCTGCGGGCGCAGGAGGTCGCGCTCGAGAACCGGTTGCCGTGCATCTACCTCGTCGACTCGGGCGGCGCGTTCCTGCCGCGTCAGGACGAGGTGTTCCCCGACCGCGACCACTTCGGCCGCATCTTCTTCAACCAGGCCCGGCTGAGCGCCCGACGCATCCCGCAGCTGTCCGCCGTGATGGGCTCGTGCACCGCCGGCGGCGCGTACGTGCCCGCGATGAGCGACGAGACCGTGATCGTGCGCGACCAGGGCACCATCTTCCTCGGCGGGCCGCCGCTCGTGAAGGCCGCGATCGGCGAGATCGTGACGCCCGAGGAGCTGGGCGGCGGGGACCTGCACGCGCGGGTCTCGGGCGTCGTCGACCACCTCGCCGACCACGACGCGCACGCCCTCGCGATCATGCGCGACATCGTCGCGACGCTGCCGGCGCCGGCGGAGCCCGCGTGGCGGGTCGAGGCATCCGAGGAGCCCGTGGCCGACCCGGCCGACCTGCCCGCGATCGTTCCCGTCGACGTGCAGCAGCCGTACGACGTGCGCGAGGTGATCGCGCGGCTCGTCGACGGCAGCCGGTTCCACGAGTTCAAGCGCGAGTACGGCGACACGCTCGTCACCGGCTTCGCGCACCTGCACGGTCACCCCGTCGGCATCGTCGCGAACAACGGGGTGCTGTTCAGCGAATCGGCGATGAAGGGCGCGCACTTCATCGAGCTGTGCGATCAGCGGGGCATCCCGCTCGTGTTCCTGCAGAACATCTCGGGCTTCATGGTCGGCCGCGACGCCGAGGCCGGCGGCATCGCCAAGCACGGCGCGAAGATGGTCACCGCGGTCGCGACGACGCGCGTGCCGAAGCTCACCGTCGTCATCGGCGGGTCGTTCGGCGCCGGCAACTACTCGATGTGCGGGCGCGCGTACTCGCCGCGGTTCCTCTGGATGTGGCCGAACGCCCGCATCTCGGTGATGGGCGGTGCGCAGGCCGCCTCGGTGCTCGGGTCGGTCGGCCGGGGCGACGCCGACCCCGAGGCGATCCGCGCCCGGTACGACGAACAGGGGTCGCCGTACTACTCGTCGGCCCGCCTCTGGGACGACGGGGTCATCGACCCGCTCGACACCCGCACCGTGCTCGGGCTCGCCCTCGACGTCGTCGCGCGCCCCCCGCTGCCCGAGCCCGGCTTCGGCCTGTTCCGGATGTGACGGCGATGGCTTCCTCCGACCTGCCGCCGTTCGAACGCGTGCTCGTCGCCAACCGCGGCGAGATCGCGGTGCGCATCATCCGCACGCTGCGATCGCTCGGCATCCGCGCGATCGCGGTGCACAGCGACGCCGACGCCGACGCGCCGCACGTGCGCGCGGCCGACGAGGCGGTGCGCCTCGGTCCCGCGCCCGCCGCGCAGAGCTACCTCGACCTCGATGCCGTGATCGGCGCCGCCCTGGCGACGGGCGCGCAGGCGATCCACCCCGGGTACGGGTTCCTCAGCGAGCACGCCGCGTTCGCTCGCGCCTGCGCCGACGCCGGCATCGTCTTCATCGGGCCCGGGGTGCGAGCGCTCGAGGTGATGGGCGACAAGATCGCCGCGAAGGCGCACGTCGCCGCCTCGGGGGTGCCGGTCGTGCCCGGTGCGGGCGAACCGGGTATGACCGACGACGAACTGATCGCGGCGGCCGCGGCGATCGGCGTGCCGCTGCTGGTGAAGCCGAGCGCGGGTGGCGGCGGCAAGGGCATGCAGGCGGTGCGCGACGCCGCCGACCTGCCGGCCGCGATCGCCTCGGCCCGCCGGCTCGCCCGCGCCGCGTTCGGCGACGACACCCTGCTCGTCGAACGGTTCATCGACGAACCGAGGCACATCGAGGTGCAGGTGCTCGCCGACGCGCACGGCGCCGTCGTGCACCTCGGCGAGCGCGAGTGCTCGCTCCAGCGCCGGCACCAGAAGGTGATCGAGGAGGCGCCGTCCCCGCTGCTCGACGCCGCGACCCGCGAACGCATCGGCCGGGCAGCCTGCGACGCGGCGCGCAGCGTCGACTATCTGGGCGCGGGCACCGTGGAGTTCCTGGTGTCGGCGCACGAGCCCGACACGTTCTTCTTCATCGAGATGAACACGCGGCTCCAGGTCGAGCACCCGGTCACCGAGCAGGTCACCGGCATCGACCTGGTCGCCGAGCAGGTGCGCATCGCGGCCGGGAGGCCGCTCGGCCTCGCCCAGCAGGAGGTCGCGCTCACGGGCCATGCGATCGAGGCGCGCGTCTACGCCGAGAGCCCCGCGCGCGGGTTCCTGCCGGCGACCGGCACCGTGCTCGCCTACCAGGAGCCGCGGGGCGAGGGCGTCCGCGTCGACTCGGGCATCGGGGTCGGGTCGGTCGTGACCGCCGACTACGACCCGATGCTCGCGAAAGTCATCGCGACCGGCGCCGACCGCGACGAAGCGCTCGACCGCCTCGACCGCGCGCTCGCCGACACCGTCATCCTCGGCGTCGACACCGGCATCCCGTTCCTCCGGACGCTCGTGGCCGACCCCGCGGTGCGCGCGGGCACCGCCGACACCGGGCTCATCGATCGGCTGCCGACGCCCGAGCCGGTGGTGCCGTCGGAGGCCGTGCTCGCCGTGCTCGCCGCCGAGCTCGCGGCAGACGACCCGGTCGAGGATCCGGTCGGGCCCGGTGCGGCGAGCGGGCTCTGGCGCGAGCGCTCGGGCTTCCGCATCGGCGGGGCCCGGCCGCGCCGGGTCGTGTTCGTCTGCGACGACGGCGACGTGCGCGAGGTCGCGGTCGGGCAGGGCGCCTCGGATGCCGCGGGCGCCTCGGATGCCGCGGGCGCGCGCCTGCGGTGGGTCGACGCCGGCTGCGAGGCATCCGGTGCCGGTTCGACGGGCTCCGAGGCATCCGACCGCCTGATCCACGCGCACGCGGACGGGCTGCCCTTCGACGTCCGCGTCGTGGACCGCCTCGTGCAGGTGGGCCGCGACCTCGCGGCCCGCCGTGCGCCCGCCGCGGCCGCCGCGGCCGAGCCCGAGTTGCGCTCGCCCATGCCGGGCACCGTGACCGCCCTGTTCGTCGCCGACGGCGACCGGGTTGCCGCGGGCGACCCGGTGCTCGCGATCGAGGCGATGAAGATGGAGCACCGCCTCACCGCGCCGCTCGCCGGCACGGTCCGGCTCGCCGTCACGAACGGCGAGCAGGTCGCGCGCGACCGATCGGTCGCGCGCATCGAACCCGACCCGGCCGCCGACCAGGCGCCCGACGAGAGGAGCCCCGAGTGGACTACGACCTGAGCACCGACGAGCAGCGGCTCGCCGACCGGGTGCGCGAATTCGCCGACGACGTCGTCGCCCCCGCCGCCTACGAGTACGACACGAAGCGCCGACTGCCGATGGAGATCATCGCGCAGATGGGCGAGCTGGGGCTGTTCGGCCTGCCGTTCCCCGAGGAGGTCGGCGGGCAGGGCAAGAGCTACTTCCAGCTCTGCCTCGCCGTCGAAGCGCTCGGCCGCGTCGACCAGTCGATCGGCGTCACCCTCGAGGCGGGCGTCGGGCTCGGCATCATGCCGATCTACCGCAACGGCACCGAGGCGCAGCGCGCCGAACTGCTGCCCGACCTCGTCGCGGGGCGGGCGCTCGCGGGGTTCGGACTGACCGAGGCCTCCGCCGGGTCCGACGCCGGCGCGACGAAGACGCACGCCGAACTCGACGGCGACGAGTGGGTGATCAACGGCTCGAAGCAGTTCATCACCAACTCGGGCACCCCGATCACGAAGGTCGTCACGATCGTCGCGGTCACGGGCGAGCAGACCCGCCCCGACGGGTCGGTGAAGAAGGAGCTCTCGGCGATCATCGTGCCCAACGGCACGCCGGGCTTCGAGGTCGGACCCGACTACGACAAGGTCGGCTGGCACACCTCCGACACGCACCCGCTGACCTTCACCGACGTGCGCGTGCCCGCCGCCAACCTGCTCGGCGAACGCGGCCGCGGCTACGCGAACTTCCTGCGCACCCTCGACGAAGGGCGCATCGCGTTCGCGGCGCTCGCGACCGGGGCCGCGCAGGGATGCCTCGAAGAGGCGCTGCGGTACGCGACCTCGCGCGTCGTGTTCGGCCGCAGCATCGGCTCGAACCAGCACATCGCGTTCACGATCGCGAAGATGCAGGCGCGGGTGCACCAGGCCCGCCTCGCCTGGCACGACGCCGCACGCAAACTCGACGCCGGCAAGCCCTTCAAACTCGAGGCCTCGATCGCGAAGATGGTCGCAGGGGAGGCGGCGATGGACAACGCACGCGACGCGACGCAGATCTTCGGCGGCTACGGGTTCCTGAACGAGAACGCCGTCGCACGGCACTACCGCGACTCGAAGATCCTCGAGATCGGCGAGGGCACCACCGAGGTGCAGCTGATGATCATCACGCGCGAGCTCGGGCTGGCGGGCTGAGATGGCGGGCATGCGCGAAGTCGTGCAGCGCGGGCTCTGGTTCGACGAGTTCGAAGAGGGGGTGCGCTACCTGCACCGACCCGGGCGCACCGTCACCGAGGCCGATAACGTGCTGTTCACCACGCTCACGATGAACCCGCAGCCGCTGCACCTCGACGCCGCATGGTCGGCCCGCACCGAGTTCGGGCGGCCGCTCGTGAACTCGCTGTTCACCCTGTCCACCCTCGTGGGGCAGTCGGTCGCCCAGCTCACCCTCGGCACCCTGGTCGCGAACCTCGGGTTCGGCGAGGTCGCGTTCCCGCGCCCCGTGTTCGTCGGCGACACGCTGTACGGCGAGTCGACCGTGGTCTCCAAGCGGTGGTCGGCATCGCGCCCCGGGCAGGGCGTGCTCGTGCTCGCGCACGTCGCGCGCAACCAGCACGGCGACGAGGTCGCCACCGCGAGCCGCACCATGCTGGTCTGGGGTCGCGAGGCGGGGGAGCGGGCGCCGGCGGCGGGCGGCGGCGAGGCGGGCGAGGATGCGCTCGGCGGGGACGCGGCGGGCGAGGCGAGCGGATGACCCGACCCGAGTTCCGGTTCGGGCCGGCGCTGCTGTTCTGCCCGGCCGACCGGCCCGACCGCTCCGCGAAGGCGCTCGAACGGGCCGACGCGGTCATCCTCGACCTCGAGGACGCGGTCGCCGACGGCGGCAAGGACGCCGCGCGGCGCGCGCTCGTGGAGACGCCGCTCGACCCCGAACGCGTGATCGTGCGCCTGAACCCCGCCGCGGGCCCCCACCGGGAGGCCGACCTCGCGGCGCTCGCGCAGACCCGGTACCGCACGGTCATGCTCGCCAAGTGCGAGGGCACCGCCGACCTCGTCGGGCTCGACGGGCTCGAGCCCATCGCCCTGTGCGAGACCGCACGCGGCGTGCTCGCCGCCGAGGCGATCGCCAGCGTGCCCGAGGTGATGGCGCTGATGTGGGGTGCCGAGGACCTGGTCGCCTCGATCGGCGGCATCGCGAGCCGGTTCCCCGACGGCGGGTACCGCGACCTCGCGCGGCACGCCCGCATCCGGATCCTGCTCGCCGCGGCCGCGCACGGCGCCGCCGCGATCGACACCGTGCACCTCGACCTCGGCGACCTCGACGGGCTGCGCGCCGAGGCCGAGGACGCGGCCGCGTCGGGGTTCGCCGCGACCGCCTGCGTGCACCCGTCGCAGGTCGACGTGGTGCGCACGGCGTACCGGCCGTCGGCCGAGCAGCTCGCGTGGGCGCGCGACGTGCTGGATGCGGCCCGATCAGAGCCCGGCGTGTTCGCGTTCCGCGGGGGCATGGTCGACGGGCCGGTGCTGCGGCAGGCGACGGCGATCGTGCGACGAGCCGGGCTCGGCGGCCGCTGATCCGCTGATCCGCCAACGATTCGGTAACGGTTCACGTTTCGTTGCCGGTCCGGCGCGACGCGTCCACGTACGCTCGGTGTCAATCCTGGGGAGGAGGATCGAAGTGGCACGGCACCTGGGTTCGAGAGTCCAGGCCGCGACCGTCATCGAGACGACGTTCATCGAACGAGGCGCGGCCCCGATCGAACGGGCCGAGCCGCTGTCCTCCGAAACGAGGACTTCCGCCGCGCCGACCCGATCGGTGGAGACCAACCTCCTCTCGGGCCCGATCACGGTGCCGAGCCCCGTCGCCCTCGGCGACACCGGCTCCGAGCTGCACCCGCTGGGCCTCGGCGGCAGCCTGTTCGGCTGGACCCTCGGCACCGACGACTCCGAGCGGGTGCTCGACCGATTCGTCGGCAGCGGCGGCAGCCTCATCGACACGGCCGACAGCTACGCCGCCGGACGCAGCGAATCGATCATCGGCCGCTGGATGGCCTCGCGCCACGTGCGCGACCGCGTCCTCATCGCCACCAAGGCGGGACGCGGCGCCGAGCACCCGGGGCTGCGGCCCGAGGCGATCGTCGCCGCGGTCGACGCCTCGCTCGAGCGCCTGCGCACCGACCGCATCGACCTGCTGATGTTCCACGGCGACGACCCGGCGACCCCGCTGGAGGAGAGCCTCGGCGCGGTCGGCGCCCTCATCGACGCGGGCAAGGTGCGCGCGCTCGGCGCGGCCGACTTCCCGCCCGACCGGCTCATCGAGGCGCGCGTGCTCGCCGCGAACGGCCTGCCCCGGCTGCAGGCGCTCACCGCCGAGTACAGCCTCATGCGACGCCGCGGATTCGAGGGCGCCACCGAACTCGTCGCGCACGCGCAGGGGCTCGCGGTGCTGCCCTACTTCGCGCTCGCGAACGGATTCCTCGGCGGCAACGTGCGGCGCAGGTCGGAGGCGCCGCGCGACGCCCGCGGTGCGCGCATCGCGGCGCACCTGGGCCGTCGCGGACACCGGGTGCTCACCGCGCTCGACGACATCGCCTTCCGGCACGGCTGCGAGCCCGCCACCGTCGCGCTCGCGTGGCTGCTCACCCGCCCCACCGTGGTCGCGCCGATCGTCGGCGTGAGCCGCCCCGAGCAGGTCGGCGCGCTGCTGGCCGCCGCCTCGCTGCCGCTCGCGAGAAGCGAGATCGTCGAGCTGGATCGCGCATCCGCGTGAACACCCGGCCCGCCCGCCGCCCGGTTGGGTAGGCTGGGCGGGATGAACAGCGCGGTCGACCTTCCTCTCGGTGCGGCCGAGCTGACCTTCGAGGCGGCGGGGGAGTCGCTGGTGCGCCGGTCGGTGCTGCCGTCCGGGGTGCGCGTGCTCAGCGAGCGGGTGCCG from Agromyces larvae includes the following:
- a CDS encoding carboxyl transferase domain-containing protein; protein product: MPQLTSTIEPAGQRAERNAAVNRELAADLRARLARAAQGGSEASRARHLERGKLLPRDRVELLLDQGTPFLELAPLAGDGLSDDDTAGAGLITGIGLVHGRHVMVVANDATVKGGTYFPITVKKHLRAQEVALENRLPCIYLVDSGGAFLPRQDEVFPDRDHFGRIFFNQARLSARRIPQLSAVMGSCTAGGAYVPAMSDETVIVRDQGTIFLGGPPLVKAAIGEIVTPEELGGGDLHARVSGVVDHLADHDAHALAIMRDIVATLPAPAEPAWRVEASEEPVADPADLPAIVPVDVQQPYDVREVIARLVDGSRFHEFKREYGDTLVTGFAHLHGHPVGIVANNGVLFSESAMKGAHFIELCDQRGIPLVFLQNISGFMVGRDAEAGGIAKHGAKMVTAVATTRVPKLTVVIGGSFGAGNYSMCGRAYSPRFLWMWPNARISVMGGAQAASVLGSVGRGDADPEAIRARYDEQGSPYYSSARLWDDGVIDPLDTRTVLGLALDVVARPPLPEPGFGLFRM
- a CDS encoding acetyl/propionyl/methylcrotonyl-CoA carboxylase subunit alpha, with the translated sequence MASSDLPPFERVLVANRGEIAVRIIRTLRSLGIRAIAVHSDADADAPHVRAADEAVRLGPAPAAQSYLDLDAVIGAALATGAQAIHPGYGFLSEHAAFARACADAGIVFIGPGVRALEVMGDKIAAKAHVAASGVPVVPGAGEPGMTDDELIAAAAAIGVPLLVKPSAGGGGKGMQAVRDAADLPAAIASARRLARAAFGDDTLLVERFIDEPRHIEVQVLADAHGAVVHLGERECSLQRRHQKVIEEAPSPLLDAATRERIGRAACDAARSVDYLGAGTVEFLVSAHEPDTFFFIEMNTRLQVEHPVTEQVTGIDLVAEQVRIAAGRPLGLAQQEVALTGHAIEARVYAESPARGFLPATGTVLAYQEPRGEGVRVDSGIGVGSVVTADYDPMLAKVIATGADRDEALDRLDRALADTVILGVDTGIPFLRTLVADPAVRAGTADTGLIDRLPTPEPVVPSEAVLAVLAAELAADDPVEDPVGPGAASGLWRERSGFRIGGARPRRVVFVCDDGDVREVAVGQGASDAAGASDAAGARLRWVDAGCEASGAGSTGSEASDRLIHAHADGLPFDVRVVDRLVQVGRDLAARRAPAAAAAAEPELRSPMPGTVTALFVADGDRVAAGDPVLAIEAMKMEHRLTAPLAGTVRLAVTNGEQVARDRSVARIEPDPAADQAPDERSPEWTTT
- a CDS encoding acyl-CoA dehydrogenase family protein; its protein translation is MDYDLSTDEQRLADRVREFADDVVAPAAYEYDTKRRLPMEIIAQMGELGLFGLPFPEEVGGQGKSYFQLCLAVEALGRVDQSIGVTLEAGVGLGIMPIYRNGTEAQRAELLPDLVAGRALAGFGLTEASAGSDAGATKTHAELDGDEWVINGSKQFITNSGTPITKVVTIVAVTGEQTRPDGSVKKELSAIIVPNGTPGFEVGPDYDKVGWHTSDTHPLTFTDVRVPAANLLGERGRGYANFLRTLDEGRIAFAALATGAAQGCLEEALRYATSRVVFGRSIGSNQHIAFTIAKMQARVHQARLAWHDAARKLDAGKPFKLEASIAKMVAGEAAMDNARDATQIFGGYGFLNENAVARHYRDSKILEIGEGTTEVQLMIITRELGLAG
- a CDS encoding MaoC family dehydratase, which encodes MREVVQRGLWFDEFEEGVRYLHRPGRTVTEADNVLFTTLTMNPQPLHLDAAWSARTEFGRPLVNSLFTLSTLVGQSVAQLTLGTLVANLGFGEVAFPRPVFVGDTLYGESTVVSKRWSASRPGQGVLVLAHVARNQHGDEVATASRTMLVWGREAGERAPAAGGGEAGEDALGGDAAGEASG
- a CDS encoding HpcH/HpaI aldolase/citrate lyase family protein; its protein translation is MTRPEFRFGPALLFCPADRPDRSAKALERADAVILDLEDAVADGGKDAARRALVETPLDPERVIVRLNPAAGPHREADLAALAQTRYRTVMLAKCEGTADLVGLDGLEPIALCETARGVLAAEAIASVPEVMALMWGAEDLVASIGGIASRFPDGGYRDLARHARIRILLAAAAHGAAAIDTVHLDLGDLDGLRAEAEDAAASGFAATACVHPSQVDVVRTAYRPSAEQLAWARDVLDAARSEPGVFAFRGGMVDGPVLRQATAIVRRAGLGGR
- a CDS encoding aldo/keto reductase; this translates as MARHLGSRVQAATVIETTFIERGAAPIERAEPLSSETRTSAAPTRSVETNLLSGPITVPSPVALGDTGSELHPLGLGGSLFGWTLGTDDSERVLDRFVGSGGSLIDTADSYAAGRSESIIGRWMASRHVRDRVLIATKAGRGAEHPGLRPEAIVAAVDASLERLRTDRIDLLMFHGDDPATPLEESLGAVGALIDAGKVRALGAADFPPDRLIEARVLAANGLPRLQALTAEYSLMRRRGFEGATELVAHAQGLAVLPYFALANGFLGGNVRRRSEAPRDARGARIAAHLGRRGHRVLTALDDIAFRHGCEPATVALAWLLTRPTVVAPIVGVSRPEQVGALLAAASLPLARSEIVELDRASA